The proteins below are encoded in one region of Belonocnema kinseyi isolate 2016_QV_RU_SX_M_011 chromosome 5, B_treatae_v1, whole genome shotgun sequence:
- the LOC117172962 gene encoding dnaJ homolog subfamily B member 12 isoform X3, producing the protein MDSNKDEAERCMEFAEKHLRDKKFNEAEKFLRKAQKLFPTKRVEDLLTRVSMLSKQSQKTEPEPELRKRQTTAKEGTQQATAEFSKDQIEHVRRIKKCKDYYEILGVTKEATDSEIKKSYKKLALQLHPDKNKAPGAAEAFKAIGNAVAVLTDVEKRKQYDLYGSDEERMQTSQSRQTHHYNYTRGFEEELFNMFFRDVFPQQDFYMRRTGGRWTRQNDQQSQHAHTQQANGYTTFLQMLPVLLLIVLTMMSSFFISDPVYSLHSSAKYTVPRTTQGLKVPYFVKENFHSEYQGSLRRLEISVEEEYLSYLRQTCFREKNYRESMIWKARNFGDQDLYQRARNMEMPSCKKLQEMQAS; encoded by the exons ATGGACAGCAACAAAGATGAGGCCGAAAGGTGCATGGAATTTGCGGAAAAGCATCTCCGGGATAAAAAGTTCAACGAGGCTGAGAAATTTCTCAGAAAAGCCCAAAAATTATTTCCTACAAAGAGGGTCGAAG atttattgaCGAGAGTATCAATGCTTTCAAAGCAAAGTCAAAAGACAGAACCTGAACCAGAACTTAGGAAACGACAAACTACTGCTAAAGAAGGAACTCAACAAGCTACTGCTGAATTCTCCAAAGATCAAATTGAACATGTCCGAAg aattaaaaagtgCAAAGATTATTACGAGATCTTGGGAGTGACCAAAGAGGCCACAGACAGTGAGATTAAaaagtcctataaaaaattagCTCTCCAATTACATCCAGATAAAAATAAAGCTCCAGGTGCTGCCGAGGCGTTTAAAG CGATCGGAAATGCTGTTGCCGTTTTAACCGATGTGGAGAAACGAAAACAATATGATTTGTACGGTTCCGACGAGGAAAGGATGCAAACCTCGCAGTCTCGACAAACTCATCATTATAATTATACTCGTGGTTTCGAAG AAGAGCTGTTTAATATGTTCTTCCGAGATGTATTTCCACAACAAGATTTTTATATGCGACGGACAGGTGGCAGGTGGACGAGACAAAACGATCAGCAAAGTCAACACGCCCATACTCAG CAGGCAAATGGATACACCACATTCCTTCAGATGTTACCTGTTTTGTTACTGATAGTATTAACAATGATGAGCAGTTTTTTTATATCTGATCCTGTGTACAGTTTACATTCTAGCGC TAAATATACCGTTCCTAGAACGACGCAAGGTCTGAAAGTGCCATACTTCGTGAAAGAAAATTTCCACAGCGAGTATCAAGGCAGTTTGCGAAGACTAGAAATTTCAGTGGAAGAGGAATATCTGAGTTACTTGAGGCAAACCTGCTTTAGAGAAAAGAACTACA GAGAGTCGATGATATGGAAGGCGAGAAATTTCGGTGACCAAGATTTATACCAGCGAGCCAGAAACATGGAAATGCCTTCGTGTAAAAAATTACAAGAGATGCAAGCATCATAg
- the LOC117172962 gene encoding dnaJ homolog subfamily B member 12 isoform X1, producing the protein MDSNKDEAERCMEFAEKHLRDKKFNEAEKFLRKAQKLFPTKRVEDLLTRVSMLSKQSQKTEPEPELRKRQTTAKEGTQQATAEFSKDQIEHVRRIKKCKDYYEILGVTKEATDSEIKKSYKKLALQLHPDKNKAPGAAEAFKAIGNAVAVLTDVEKRKQYDLYGSDEERMQTSQSRQTHHYNYTRGFEADITAEELFNMFFRDVFPQQDFYMRRTGGRWTRQNDQQSQHAHTQQANGYTTFLQMLPVLLLIVLTMMSSFFISDPVYSLHSSAKYTVPRTTQGLKVPYFVKENFHSEYQGSLRRLEISVEEEYLSYLRQTCFREKNYRESMIWKARNFGDQDLYQRARNMEMPSCKKLQEMQAS; encoded by the exons ATGGACAGCAACAAAGATGAGGCCGAAAGGTGCATGGAATTTGCGGAAAAGCATCTCCGGGATAAAAAGTTCAACGAGGCTGAGAAATTTCTCAGAAAAGCCCAAAAATTATTTCCTACAAAGAGGGTCGAAG atttattgaCGAGAGTATCAATGCTTTCAAAGCAAAGTCAAAAGACAGAACCTGAACCAGAACTTAGGAAACGACAAACTACTGCTAAAGAAGGAACTCAACAAGCTACTGCTGAATTCTCCAAAGATCAAATTGAACATGTCCGAAg aattaaaaagtgCAAAGATTATTACGAGATCTTGGGAGTGACCAAAGAGGCCACAGACAGTGAGATTAAaaagtcctataaaaaattagCTCTCCAATTACATCCAGATAAAAATAAAGCTCCAGGTGCTGCCGAGGCGTTTAAAG CGATCGGAAATGCTGTTGCCGTTTTAACCGATGTGGAGAAACGAAAACAATATGATTTGTACGGTTCCGACGAGGAAAGGATGCAAACCTCGCAGTCTCGACAAACTCATCATTATAATTATACTCGTGGTTTCGAAG CCGATATCACAGCAGAAGAGCTGTTTAATATGTTCTTCCGAGATGTATTTCCACAACAAGATTTTTATATGCGACGGACAGGTGGCAGGTGGACGAGACAAAACGATCAGCAAAGTCAACACGCCCATACTCAG CAGGCAAATGGATACACCACATTCCTTCAGATGTTACCTGTTTTGTTACTGATAGTATTAACAATGATGAGCAGTTTTTTTATATCTGATCCTGTGTACAGTTTACATTCTAGCGC TAAATATACCGTTCCTAGAACGACGCAAGGTCTGAAAGTGCCATACTTCGTGAAAGAAAATTTCCACAGCGAGTATCAAGGCAGTTTGCGAAGACTAGAAATTTCAGTGGAAGAGGAATATCTGAGTTACTTGAGGCAAACCTGCTTTAGAGAAAAGAACTACA GAGAGTCGATGATATGGAAGGCGAGAAATTTCGGTGACCAAGATTTATACCAGCGAGCCAGAAACATGGAAATGCCTTCGTGTAAAAAATTACAAGAGATGCAAGCATCATAg
- the LOC117172962 gene encoding dnaJ homolog subfamily B member 12 isoform X2, whose protein sequence is MDSNKDEAERCMEFAEKHLRDKKFNEAEKFLRKAQKLFPTKRVEDLLTRVSMLSKQSQKTEPEPELRKRQTTAKEGTQQATAEFSKDQIEHVRRIKKCKDYYEILGVTKEATDSEIKKSYKKLALQLHPDKNKAPGAAEAFKAIGNAVAVLTDVEKRKQYDLYGSDEERMQTSQSRQTHHYNYTRGFEADITAEELFNMFFRDVFPQQDFYMRRTGGRWTRQNDQQSQHAHTQANGYTTFLQMLPVLLLIVLTMMSSFFISDPVYSLHSSAKYTVPRTTQGLKVPYFVKENFHSEYQGSLRRLEISVEEEYLSYLRQTCFREKNYRESMIWKARNFGDQDLYQRARNMEMPSCKKLQEMQAS, encoded by the exons ATGGACAGCAACAAAGATGAGGCCGAAAGGTGCATGGAATTTGCGGAAAAGCATCTCCGGGATAAAAAGTTCAACGAGGCTGAGAAATTTCTCAGAAAAGCCCAAAAATTATTTCCTACAAAGAGGGTCGAAG atttattgaCGAGAGTATCAATGCTTTCAAAGCAAAGTCAAAAGACAGAACCTGAACCAGAACTTAGGAAACGACAAACTACTGCTAAAGAAGGAACTCAACAAGCTACTGCTGAATTCTCCAAAGATCAAATTGAACATGTCCGAAg aattaaaaagtgCAAAGATTATTACGAGATCTTGGGAGTGACCAAAGAGGCCACAGACAGTGAGATTAAaaagtcctataaaaaattagCTCTCCAATTACATCCAGATAAAAATAAAGCTCCAGGTGCTGCCGAGGCGTTTAAAG CGATCGGAAATGCTGTTGCCGTTTTAACCGATGTGGAGAAACGAAAACAATATGATTTGTACGGTTCCGACGAGGAAAGGATGCAAACCTCGCAGTCTCGACAAACTCATCATTATAATTATACTCGTGGTTTCGAAG CCGATATCACAGCAGAAGAGCTGTTTAATATGTTCTTCCGAGATGTATTTCCACAACAAGATTTTTATATGCGACGGACAGGTGGCAGGTGGACGAGACAAAACGATCAGCAAAGTCAACACGCCCATACTCAG GCAAATGGATACACCACATTCCTTCAGATGTTACCTGTTTTGTTACTGATAGTATTAACAATGATGAGCAGTTTTTTTATATCTGATCCTGTGTACAGTTTACATTCTAGCGC TAAATATACCGTTCCTAGAACGACGCAAGGTCTGAAAGTGCCATACTTCGTGAAAGAAAATTTCCACAGCGAGTATCAAGGCAGTTTGCGAAGACTAGAAATTTCAGTGGAAGAGGAATATCTGAGTTACTTGAGGCAAACCTGCTTTAGAGAAAAGAACTACA GAGAGTCGATGATATGGAAGGCGAGAAATTTCGGTGACCAAGATTTATACCAGCGAGCCAGAAACATGGAAATGCCTTCGTGTAAAAAATTACAAGAGATGCAAGCATCATAg
- the LOC117173002 gene encoding WD repeat-containing protein 61: protein MFSLIHKSENAHEESIWTCAWAYPKRKKDSQPDNEDSRDSMRSNDEEKEYVVTGSLDDAVKVWEHKDGGLKLKHKLTGHALGVVSVAVSSDGTKCASSSLDSSLRLWDLESGEKLQTIEVGPVDIWTVVYSPDDKFIVSGSHAGKINMYGAESGKQEQTLDTRGGKFTLSVAYSPDGKYIASGAIDGIINIFDVAYGKVLRTLEGHAMPIRSLCFSPDSQLLLTASDDGHMKLYDIKDANVAGTMSGHASWVLGVSFAPNGTKFTSSSSDCTVKVWDLIQRQCLHTFHEHADQVWSVKYHCTKNNMIASVSEDKSINLYEHPL, encoded by the exons ATG TTTTCGCTGATACACAAAAGTGAAAATGCACACGAAGAGAGCATTTGGACGTGCGCTTGGGCTTATCCCAAACGAAAAAAGGATAGTCAACCTGATAATGAAGACTCAAG AGATTCGATGCGATCAAACGACGAGGAAAAAGAATACGTGGTAACAGGCTCGTTGGATGATGCAGTCAAGGTTTGGGAACATAAAGATGgaggtttaaaattaaagcacAAACTAACCGGACACGCTCTTGGTGTTGTGTCTGTAGCTGTAAGTTCTGATGGCACAA AATGCGCCTCCAGTTCCTTAGATTCAAGTCTTCGATTGTGGGATTTGGAATCTGGTGAAAAACTTCAAACCATAGAAGTTGGTCCAGTCGATATTTGGACTGTCGTTTACTCTCCAGACGATAAATTCATCGTTTCCGGTAGCCATGCTGGTAAAATAAATATGTACGGAGCTGAAAGTGGCAAACAAGAACAGACTTTAGATACAAGAGGCGGCAAATTCACACTCAGTGTTGCTTAT agtCCGGATGGGAAATATATCGCAAGCGGTGCTATCGATGGGATCATCAATATTTTTGACGTAGCTTATGGAAAAGTCTTGCGAACTTtagaag gaCACGCGATGCCTATCAGATCTCTATGTTTCTCGCCAGACTCGCAGTTGCTTTTGACAGCATCCGATGACGGACATATGAAACTTTATGAtat aAAAGACGCCAATGTAGCTGGAACGATGTCGGGTCACGCCTCTTGGGTTCTTGGCGTGTCGTTTGCGCCGAATGGAACAAAATTTACTTCCTCTAGTTCCGATTGCACTGTGAAAGTCTGGGATTTGATTCAAAGACAATGTTTACATACTTTCCATGAACACGCTGATCAA gtttGGTCAGTGAAGTATCATTGTACTAAGAACAACATGATTGCATCTGTGTCTGAAGATAAGTCTATTAATCTCTACGAGCATCCATTATAA